AGGCATATTGATCAAAACGACTTTGAAACGAAATCAAACTGCGGGTAAAACTGGCGAGCGCTTTAACTATGTGATCGAAATTCGCATCCTCATTACTAAAAGCACGCTCAAATAATGCGTTATACTCTGGCGTATTAAAGCGTGCTAATACCTCTTCTTCGTGCCCTGTCACCCCCATTTCTAGCGGTGTTTCACCAAATAGCGGGAGCAAAATTTGCTGTTCCAACTCTGTCATTTCAGAGTGAGCCCAAGTCAGAGTTTTATTGTAAGCAACATTAACTAGTGCCTGCGCATTGCGGTGATGTAACTCACCTGTCGAACCAATTGAAGTTGGGGTCATTTCGGCAAATGCCCTATCTTGCTGATGACATGACGCACAGCTTTGCAACCCATTGGCTGACAAGTTTTTGTCGTAAAATAAGTGTCGACCAAGTTCAACTTTGGCATCACTCATGGGATTCGTTGAAGGAACTTGAGGCAGCGGAAAGCCCTCAGGTAGCTGCCATTGATAAGGCTTGCTTGGTTCACTACAACCGACAAGTAATAGTGCCAACAACAGTAAAGAACGACGCATGTTATTCCTGATAAAATATTTTAGTTGTTAAGTTGCTAAATAACTGCTGACAAATCTCGTTCGCTTGTTCGCTCATACAAGAGCGAGAACGATCCACCTCAGAAAGTAAACGATCTAAATCTAAAATAACTGGTTTTTGCACATCAAATTGAGCTAGTTCGAACCGATAACGGTTTGGGTAAGTACATTGTGCAGAAGGTGCCCGTAAACGCGATGCGCTTTTACAGCCGGTACTGCCTAAATGGAAAGCAAAGTCATTGTCGCCATCAAAGCGGAAAAACTTATGGCCTAACTGCCAACTCCAAAACATTTCACTAATGTTAAGTGGTGATGCGGCAGTAAGTGGATTAAGGTGATTTTCATTAAACGGAACCGCCATCGCAAATGATAGCTTTTCCCCATCTAAATCATTTGCGTTTAGTTCAACTTGCCAACTGCTTTTCTCACAGTTTGCGCCAATTAAGGCAACGCTGTTTGATGAAAAATGACTAGGCTTGATTGAGAGTGCATTTTCCGATTTAAATTCGGAGACAAACCACATAAGTGTTTGCCGCTCATCACATGTGTGTTGAATGCCATGTTGTTTTACAACAAATTCAATTTTAGTGGTCGATGGCTCTTTGCATGCAAACAAAAAGCTCATTAACAAAAGTATACAAAATGACCGCAGCAAGGTGGTTTACTCTCTTGATTGATTAGTTACACTGTAATTAATACAGGAACAGGATCCTAACAAAGTTATGATGACTCAGAAACTTACACTGCTAACACTTGCTTTGGCAAGTAGCATTACTAGCCTGAACGCGATCGCACATACAGAACATGATAAGGCGCGTTATGTAACCGAAAACGGAATTGATAAAGGCGACTGCAACAACCCCGTCAGGCCATGTAAATCCATCGCCTACGCAGTATCGCAAGCAAGTAAAGGTGACAAAGTATTGGTCGCTAGTGGTCAATACGAGTTAAAAAATGAATCTGAGCTATTTTATTTACAAAGCGAGTTAGTACCCGTG
This region of Pseudoalteromonas spongiae UST010723-006 genomic DNA includes:
- a CDS encoding methanobactin export MATE transporter MbnM codes for the protein MRRSLLLLALLLVGCSEPSKPYQWQLPEGFPLPQVPSTNPMSDAKVELGRHLFYDKNLSANGLQSCASCHQQDRAFAEMTPTSIGSTGELHHRNAQALVNVAYNKTLTWAHSEMTELEQQILLPLFGETPLEMGVTGHEEEVLARFNTPEYNALFERAFSNEDANFDHIVKALASFTRSLISFQSRFDQYAYAMQDDALTASEIRGMDLFFSERLECHHCHGGFNFTQSTTHQKQQLDRHPFHNTGLYNIDGKGAFPLSDQGLFTITETPQDMGKFRAPTLRNIALTAPYMHDGSLQTLEQVIDFYADAGRNITTGKHQGDGRENPYKSAFIKGFQLTEQEKQDLVAFLHTLTDEKFIKNKAFSNPFKQ
- a CDS encoding MbnP family protein produces the protein MSFLFACKEPSTTKIEFVVKQHGIQHTCDERQTLMWFVSEFKSENALSIKPSHFSSNSVALIGANCEKSSWQVELNANDLDGEKLSFAMAVPFNENHLNPLTAASPLNISEMFWSWQLGHKFFRFDGDNDFAFHLGSTGCKSASRLRAPSAQCTYPNRYRFELAQFDVQKPVILDLDRLLSEVDRSRSCMSEQANEICQQLFSNLTTKIFYQE